A region of Bacteroidota bacterium DNA encodes the following proteins:
- a CDS encoding KUP/HAK/KT family potassium transporter, translating to MKTEPRGHGIKLSAAGLLITLGIIYGDIGTSPIYVLNAIVGGQVISNDLVYGGISCVFWTLIIITTIKYVFLALNADNRGEGGIFALYALIRRYKVQWTIIPAIIGCAALIADGFITPPISISSAIEGLRILNPNIPTVPIVIAILIALFTFQQFGTKVVGAIFGPVMLIWFTMIGTLGIIQIVQYPTVLHAFNPYYAINLLVAYPGGFWLLGAVFLCTTGAEALYSDLGHCGKGNIRAGWIYVLIMLVFSYFGQSAHLLRLYHGQVWPEGHSTFYAQMPTWFLPIGITVATLAAIIASQAVITGCFTLVNEAMKLRLWPTLKVIYPTTQQGQIYIPGINWFLLAGCIAVVMLFRQSSNMEAAYGLAITFDMLMTTTLLTYLMYMHRRPALMTWGIPAVFLTVELSFMISNLLKFAHGGWFTIMIAAILFFGMWIFYKARQLRKKHIEFVEINDYIPALKELMHDESIPKEANNLVFMSMANDKSHIDSNIIYSIFRKRPKRADIYWFVHVEITNDPFGATYSVDPVVKRRIFFVRLSFGFKVEHKVNLMFNKIVEEMVKSGEIDELSHYPSLRKFNMPADFKFIILNSRVAIDDALTPVEQFFVKSYRFIKTISLTAAEDFGLELTNVEEETVPIRIAASTKIDLRRVDAL from the coding sequence ATGAAAACAGAACCTCGCGGGCATGGAATTAAACTAAGTGCCGCTGGATTACTCATCACACTGGGAATTATTTATGGTGACATTGGAACTTCACCGATTTATGTGCTCAATGCCATCGTCGGTGGTCAAGTCATTTCCAATGATTTGGTCTATGGCGGTATTTCCTGTGTTTTTTGGACGCTCATCATTATCACAACAATCAAGTATGTTTTTCTCGCTCTGAATGCCGATAATCGAGGGGAGGGAGGGATTTTTGCGCTCTATGCCTTGATTCGCAGATATAAAGTTCAATGGACGATCATTCCGGCCATCATCGGTTGCGCGGCGTTGATAGCTGATGGATTTATTACGCCACCAATTTCTATTTCCTCTGCCATTGAAGGATTGAGAATTCTGAATCCAAATATACCCACAGTACCCATTGTTATAGCCATTCTAATAGCGCTTTTCACCTTTCAACAATTCGGAACTAAAGTCGTAGGGGCAATTTTTGGACCGGTTATGTTGATTTGGTTCACCATGATTGGCACCTTGGGAATCATTCAAATCGTTCAATACCCCACAGTACTTCATGCGTTCAATCCATATTACGCTATCAATCTGCTGGTAGCCTATCCGGGAGGTTTTTGGCTTTTAGGTGCGGTGTTCCTCTGTACTACCGGAGCGGAGGCTTTGTATTCAGATTTAGGTCACTGCGGCAAAGGCAATATCCGGGCCGGATGGATTTATGTTTTGATCATGCTGGTGTTCAGCTATTTTGGACAATCAGCCCATTTGCTTCGTTTGTATCATGGACAGGTTTGGCCCGAAGGGCATTCTACCTTCTATGCACAAATGCCCACTTGGTTTTTGCCTATTGGGATTACGGTAGCCACTCTGGCAGCCATCATTGCTTCACAAGCGGTCATCACCGGTTGTTTCACCTTGGTAAACGAAGCGATGAAACTTCGATTGTGGCCCACTTTAAAAGTGATCTATCCCACCACGCAGCAAGGACAGATTTATATTCCAGGTATCAACTGGTTTCTTTTAGCCGGTTGTATTGCCGTGGTCATGTTGTTCCGCCAATCCAGTAACATGGAAGCGGCGTATGGACTGGCCATCACCTTCGATATGCTGATGACGACCACCCTGCTCACCTACCTGATGTATATGCATCGCCGACCAGCCTTAATGACTTGGGGTATCCCCGCGGTATTCCTGACCGTAGAGCTTTCTTTCATGATTTCTAACCTGTTGAAATTTGCACATGGCGGTTGGTTCACTATCATGATTGCTGCGATACTTTTCTTTGGCATGTGGATATTCTATAAAGCACGTCAACTCCGCAAGAAACATATTGAGTTTGTTGAAATCAACGATTACATCCCTGCTCTAAAAGAATTGATGCACGATGAATCTATTCCGAAGGAGGCAAACAACTTAGTGTTTATGAGCATGGCAAATGACAAAAGCCATATTGACTCGAACATTATTTATTCCATTTTCCGCAAACGACCGAAACGAGCAGATATTTATTGGTTTGTACATGTCGAAATTACCAATGATCCCTTCGGTGCTACCTATTCGGTGGATCCGGTGGTGAAGCGACGAATCTTCTTCGTACGACTTTCTTTTGGATTCAAAGTAGAACACAAAGTAAATTTGATGTTTAATAAGATTGTAGAGGAAATGGTCAAGAGCGGAGAGATAGATGAGTTGTCACATTACCCTTCGCTACGAAAGTTCAATATGCCTGCCGATTTTAAATTTATCATTCTCAATAGCCGAGTAGCCATTGACGATGCCCTGACTCCTGTAGAACAGTTTTTCGTGAAATCATATCGGTTTATTAAAACCATTTCACTGACAGCCGCCGAAGATTTTGGTTTGGAACTGACCAACGTAGAAGAGGAAACGGTACCCATCCGAATAGCTGCTTCCACCAAAATTGATTTGAGGAGAGTGGATGCTTTATAA
- a CDS encoding DUF3276 family protein, which yields MEKKGTNDKFEGFFSKRLKAGIRTYFFDVKGGREGAYFLSISESKKRRDGEGYESHKIFLYPEDFKKFAESLQEALDYVKTELMPQFDFEAGRPEQERTSNHSSPGNNKPLASMPPVTEKKSLIDHDKSEVNSSTPPPITDDEQIDWK from the coding sequence GTGGAGAAAAAAGGTACTAACGACAAATTTGAAGGCTTTTTCAGTAAGAGATTAAAAGCCGGAATCCGAACTTATTTTTTTGATGTGAAAGGAGGACGCGAAGGAGCCTATTTCTTGTCTATATCTGAAAGCAAGAAAAGAAGAGATGGTGAAGGATATGAAAGTCATAAGATTTTCCTGTATCCAGAAGACTTTAAAAAGTTTGCCGAATCGCTTCAGGAAGCCTTAGATTATGTCAAGACCGAACTGATGCCCCAATTTGATTTCGAGGCTGGACGACCAGAACAAGAGCGAACCAGCAACCATAGTTCTCCGGGAAATAACAAACCGCTGGCATCTATGCCTCCGGTTACAGAGAAAAAATCTTTGATTGACCATGACAAATCAGAAGTCAACTCTTCTACTCCTCCGCCCATCACCGACGATGAGCAGATAGATTGGAAATAA
- a CDS encoding ABC transporter ATP-binding protein, producing the protein MKHLASLNKYFVRYKWRIMAGVLFVICANALNVYNPIITKDAVDLIAKHLKDVHTSGELTTTIQTQIGWQVFYLFLKYLAVALMAGGFTFLMRQTIIVVSRKIEFDLKNDIYEHYQKLDLAFYRRNNTGDLMNRITEDVSRVRMYMGPAVMYSVNLIFAILFALTSMLLINPVLTMWVMIPFPILSFIIYYVNELVEKTSTEIQTKLSELTTNAQETYSGIRVIQAYTREKDMMMHFERESEEYKQKQLKMAKINSVYFPIMIFLIGCSIIIVVYVGGIQVGQQKLSPGALAAFLMYTNMLMWPVSALGWTASIVQRAIASQKRINDFLDQQPTVKDEISLEKEIKGDIVFENVSFTYPDTGLQALKDISFHIKPGQRLAIIGRTGSGKTTLADLLMRMYDATQGEIRIDGTPIKEFQLGSLRRQIGFVPQDVFLFSETISENITFGLDESDEETASRFAEYASIKNEIEEFPMGFKTMVGERGVTLSGGQKQRISIARALAKQPNILLLDDSLSAVDTATEKRIQQNLEKVLDGKTAIIITHRIFSLMRFDNIIVLDDGRIIEQGKHQELLDKAGAYADIYNRQLTEQKNESVAESL; encoded by the coding sequence GTGAAGCATTTAGCAAGTCTCAATAAATATTTTGTTCGTTATAAATGGAGGATCATGGCAGGAGTTCTGTTCGTGATTTGCGCCAACGCGCTGAACGTTTACAATCCCATCATTACCAAAGACGCGGTGGATCTGATAGCTAAACATCTGAAAGATGTCCATACTTCAGGTGAATTAACCACAACGATACAAACGCAAATAGGCTGGCAAGTGTTTTATCTGTTTTTAAAATATTTGGCTGTTGCCCTTATGGCCGGTGGATTTACTTTCCTGATGCGGCAAACAATCATTGTTGTTTCTCGAAAGATTGAGTTTGATTTGAAGAATGACATTTATGAGCATTACCAGAAATTAGATCTGGCCTTTTATCGTCGCAATAACACCGGCGACCTGATGAACCGGATCACCGAAGATGTCAGTCGGGTACGCATGTACATGGGGCCTGCCGTTATGTATTCGGTCAATCTGATTTTTGCCATCCTCTTCGCACTTACTTCCATGTTGCTCATCAATCCGGTGCTGACCATGTGGGTGATGATTCCCTTTCCGATTCTCTCTTTTATCATTTACTACGTCAACGAACTTGTAGAAAAGACCAGCACTGAAATCCAGACCAAGCTTTCTGAGTTGACTACTAATGCACAAGAAACTTATTCCGGCATCCGGGTGATTCAAGCCTATACCCGAGAAAAAGATATGATGATGCATTTTGAAAGAGAAAGTGAAGAATACAAGCAGAAGCAATTGAAAATGGCAAAGATTAATTCTGTCTATTTTCCGATCATGATATTTTTGATTGGGTGCAGTATCATCATCGTTGTATATGTGGGAGGGATACAGGTAGGTCAACAAAAACTTTCTCCGGGAGCCTTGGCGGCTTTCTTGATGTACACCAATATGCTGATGTGGCCCGTGAGCGCTCTGGGCTGGACCGCCTCCATAGTGCAACGAGCTATTGCATCGCAAAAGCGTATCAATGATTTTCTCGATCAGCAGCCCACGGTTAAAGATGAGATCAGTCTAGAAAAGGAAATAAAAGGAGATATTGTATTTGAGAATGTATCTTTTACCTATCCAGATACCGGCCTTCAGGCATTGAAAGATATTTCCTTTCACATCAAGCCGGGACAACGACTCGCCATTATTGGCCGAACCGGTTCCGGCAAAACTACGCTGGCTGATTTGTTGATGCGCATGTATGACGCTACGCAAGGTGAAATTCGTATAGACGGAACACCAATAAAAGAATTTCAGCTCGGTTCGCTCCGGCGCCAAATTGGATTTGTCCCTCAAGATGTGTTTCTGTTTTCTGAGACTATATCAGAAAACATCACCTTTGGTTTAGATGAATCAGATGAAGAAACCGCCAGCCGCTTTGCAGAATATGCTTCCATCAAAAATGAAATTGAAGAATTTCCAATGGGGTTTAAAACTATGGTGGGCGAACGCGGTGTAACCCTCTCCGGCGGACAAAAGCAACGCATTTCTATTGCACGCGCATTGGCCAAGCAACCGAATATTCTTTTGCTGGATGATAGTTTGAGTGCCGTGGACACTGCCACCGAAAAACGTATTCAGCAAAATCTTGAAAAAGTATTGGATGGCAAAACTGCCATTATTATTACCCACCGGATATTCTCTCTGATGAGGTTCGATAATATAATTGTGCTGGATGACGGCAGGATCATTGAACAAGGCAAACATCAGGAACTTCTGGATAAGGCAGGAGCCTATGCCGATATATATAACCGGCAGTTGACGGAGCAAAAAAACGAATCCGTGGCTGAATCGCTATAA
- a CDS encoding Glu/Leu/Phe/Val dehydrogenase, which produces MTGSVMQSVEKKEANVFEMMGPMGHEQVMYFNDEETGLKGIIAVHNTVLGPALGGCRIWNYENESAALWDVLRLSRGMTFKSAISGINLGGGKAVIIGDHKIKRDDAFWRRFGKFVESLNGKYITAEDVGTSTEVISVVMQETKHVTGKPLSAGGTGDPSPVTAHGVFLGIKASVKEQTGSESLEGKKVAVQGVGHVGHTLVGHLTRAGAKVFVTDLNKQHLEEVAKEFKATIVDPNEIYSLDVDIYSPCALGATVNSETIPKLKCSIIAGAANNQLADENLHGRMLVDKGILFAPDFLINAGGVINCYREVHTLSQKETDAIVENIYPRTLDIFAKAKAEKIPTQEAAIKMAVERIEKAKGK; this is translated from the coding sequence ATGACAGGAAGCGTAATGCAAAGTGTAGAAAAGAAAGAAGCGAATGTGTTTGAAATGATGGGGCCGATGGGGCATGAACAGGTGATGTACTTCAACGATGAAGAAACCGGTTTGAAAGGAATCATCGCTGTGCACAATACTGTTTTAGGGCCTGCTTTAGGTGGCTGCCGCATCTGGAATTACGAAAACGAATCTGCTGCTTTATGGGATGTGCTTCGCCTTTCGCGCGGAATGACTTTTAAATCTGCCATCAGCGGAATCAATCTCGGCGGCGGAAAGGCGGTCATTATCGGCGACCATAAAATCAAGCGCGACGATGCCTTCTGGAGAAGGTTTGGAAAGTTTGTAGAAAGTCTGAATGGAAAATATATCACCGCAGAAGATGTAGGCACTTCGACCGAAGTCATCAGCGTGGTGATGCAAGAAACCAAGCATGTTACGGGAAAGCCTCTTTCGGCAGGTGGCACGGGCGACCCTTCGCCGGTGACCGCTCACGGAGTGTTTCTGGGCATTAAGGCCAGCGTGAAAGAACAGACCGGCAGCGAATCTCTGGAAGGAAAGAAAGTAGCGGTGCAAGGCGTTGGGCATGTAGGCCATACGCTGGTTGGGCATTTGACCAGAGCAGGGGCAAAGGTTTTTGTTACCGACCTGAACAAACAGCATCTGGAAGAAGTTGCTAAGGAGTTTAAGGCGACGATTGTGGATCCGAATGAAATTTATAGCCTCGACGTGGACATCTACTCTCCTTGTGCTTTGGGCGCTACGGTCAACAGCGAGACAATCCCGAAATTGAAATGTTCCATCATTGCCGGCGCAGCCAACAACCAGTTGGCAGACGAAAACCTGCACGGACGAATGTTGGTGGACAAAGGAATTCTCTTTGCACCCGACTTTTTGATTAACGCTGGAGGAGTCATCAACTGTTACCGCGAGGTACATACCCTCAGCCAAAAAGAAACAGACGCGATAGTGGAAAATATTTACCCGCGCACCCTCGATATTTTTGCCAAAGCAAAAGCCGAAAAGATACCCACTCAGGAAGCTGCCATTAAAATGGCGGTAGAGCGTATTGAAAAAGCAAAGGGCAAATAA
- the nusB gene encoding transcription antitermination factor NusB yields MLGRRNLRIKVMQALYAWEMDHDTPLTRLEGLLKTQIQRSVSLYLTHLQFLMDVCQYSLVDKAKRLAKYIKTEEDEKASTTIAANRIILFLEQDALYNDFVKKENIRHMVSEGTVRNLFIELATKQKYKDYAKLEQPTAKEDKEIISFIFKKIFATNKELEQHLEEHFINYDDDNALLLHVTGKYVDAFDENKKNNFFLSMDAWAEEQKFALDLLAKCIQLNEELGAIIQPKLKNWDMDRVAILDLILLKMAVCELKHFPTIPIKVTINEYIDISKLYSTPKSKDFVNGVLDRIKNEMQDKGEIKKFGRGLME; encoded by the coding sequence ATGTTAGGCAGACGGAATCTTAGAATAAAAGTAATGCAGGCACTATATGCCTGGGAAATGGATCATGACACTCCATTAACCAGACTGGAAGGACTGCTCAAGACTCAGATTCAAAGGTCGGTTTCGCTCTATCTCACCCATCTTCAATTTCTTATGGATGTCTGTCAGTACTCGCTGGTGGACAAGGCCAAGCGCCTCGCTAAATACATCAAGACCGAGGAAGATGAAAAAGCCAGCACCACCATTGCCGCTAATCGCATCATTCTGTTTCTGGAGCAAGATGCCTTGTACAATGACTTTGTGAAAAAGGAAAACATTCGCCACATGGTGAGCGAAGGCACCGTTCGCAATTTGTTTATCGAACTGGCCACTAAGCAGAAGTATAAGGACTATGCCAAACTGGAACAACCAACGGCCAAAGAGGATAAAGAAATCATCTCGTTTATCTTCAAGAAAATTTTTGCTACCAATAAGGAATTGGAACAGCACTTGGAGGAGCATTTCATCAACTATGATGATGACAATGCGCTTTTGCTGCACGTCACCGGCAAATATGTTGATGCCTTTGATGAAAACAAGAAGAACAATTTTTTTCTGAGCATGGATGCTTGGGCCGAGGAGCAAAAGTTTGCGCTCGACCTGCTGGCCAAGTGCATACAACTAAACGAAGAACTGGGCGCCATCATTCAGCCGAAGCTGAAAAACTGGGACATGGACCGCGTGGCGATTCTCGACCTCATTCTGTTGAAGATGGCCGTCTGTGAACTCAAACACTTTCCCACCATTCCGATCAAGGTTACCATCAACGAGTATATAGACATCTCAAAACTCTATAGCACTCCCAAAAGCAAGGACTTCGTGAACGGCGTTCTGGACCGCATCAAAAACGAAATGCAGGACAAAGGCGAAATCAAGAAGTTCGGCAGAGGCTTGATGGAGTAG
- a CDS encoding right-handed parallel beta-helix repeat-containing protein, translated as MKHFLPFVLFLLLAPSIFANTYHVSPAGSNGNDGLTPATAFLTLQKASDVVQPGDSVSVLPGTYAGFYHIKSGTPSQRIIFAALPGVLINLRNATTTDGINLEGASYVTIEGFKVYGVARAGFRAVSDTGIIFRNNIADSCGKWGILTGFSENILIEFNECSRSIAEHGIYFGNSADNPIIRNNICWGNNAAGIHMNADFNLQPGDGIISNALVENNVIFNNGQAGGSGINCDGVQSSRIQNNLLYNNNASGISLYRIDAAEGAKNNVVVNNTILQSMYARWALNISDSSSGNIVFNNIFYSPHNFRGSISIDAASLAGFHSDYNVLVDRMSNNGGSTNMTFAQWKSTTNNDLNSLLSVPTLLFADSAVNDYHLSPSSLAIDLGRASLAGAFVPSTDIENNARSQGSNPDAGAFEFPMITALNELNSKTISWSTVLAEEVVSIYDLSGKMVFSGKKRGILSGDLGRALYVFKLEMKNTSSMRMGWLIEL; from the coding sequence ATGAAACACTTTTTACCCTTCGTTTTATTTCTGCTCCTCGCCCCATCCATTTTCGCCAATACCTATCATGTCAGTCCGGCGGGCAGTAACGGCAACGATGGTTTGACTCCCGCAACTGCTTTTCTCACCTTACAGAAAGCATCTGATGTGGTGCAGCCCGGTGATTCGGTATCGGTGCTGCCCGGAACATACGCGGGGTTTTACCATATTAAAAGTGGCACGCCATCTCAACGAATTATTTTTGCTGCATTGCCCGGTGTATTAATCAACCTTCGCAATGCAACCACGACCGACGGCATCAATCTGGAAGGAGCCAGTTATGTGACCATCGAGGGATTCAAGGTTTATGGAGTTGCAAGGGCAGGATTCCGTGCAGTATCGGACACGGGAATTATCTTCAGAAATAATATAGCCGACAGTTGCGGCAAGTGGGGCATCCTGACCGGTTTCAGCGAAAACATTTTGATTGAGTTCAACGAGTGTAGCCGCTCTATTGCTGAACATGGAATCTATTTTGGCAACAGTGCCGACAATCCTATCATCCGCAATAATATTTGTTGGGGAAACAATGCCGCAGGAATACACATGAACGCCGACTTCAACCTGCAACCCGGCGATGGAATTATCAGTAATGCGTTGGTAGAGAACAATGTGATTTTTAATAATGGACAAGCGGGCGGTTCAGGAATTAACTGTGATGGAGTACAGAGTTCGCGCATTCAGAACAACCTGCTTTATAACAATAACGCCAGCGGAATCTCTTTATATCGGATAGATGCAGCGGAGGGAGCAAAAAATAATGTGGTGGTGAACAATACCATACTTCAATCTATGTACGCACGATGGGCGCTGAATATCAGCGATAGCAGTTCGGGCAATATTGTATTCAACAATATATTTTACAGCCCCCATAATTTTCGTGGCAGCATCAGCATTGATGCGGCCTCGCTTGCAGGTTTTCATAGTGACTATAATGTATTGGTTGACAGAATGAGCAATAACGGAGGAAGTACTAACATGACTTTCGCTCAATGGAAATCAACCACCAACAACGATTTGAATTCTTTGCTATCTGTTCCGACACTGCTATTTGCCGATAGCGCTGTGAACGATTATCATCTGTCTCCCTCCAGTTTGGCGATTGATTTGGGCAGGGCTTCTTTGGCCGGTGCTTTTGTGCCTTCTACCGATATAGAAAACAATGCCCGCTCACAGGGCAGTAATCCCGACGCGGGCGCTTTCGAATTTCCGATGATTACTGCTTTGAATGAATTGAATTCAAAGACCATTTCCTGGTCAACCGTTTTGGCCGAAGAAGTAGTTTCTATCTATGACCTTTCGGGGAAAATGGTTTTCAGTGGGAAGAAAAGAGGAATCCTTTCCGGAGATTTGGGAAGGGCTTTGTATGTTTTTAAATTGGAGATGAAGAATACATCTTCGATGAGAATGGGGTGGTTAATAGAACTTTGA
- a CDS encoding S41 family peptidase, translating into MKKKLLTLLAGLGLFISLMSFADYYFDISKNMDIFSSVFKDVNNYYVDDIEPSKLMRTGIDGMLKTLDPYTNYYSGSQIENARIQQGGKFGGMGIEIEMMNGYPVITSVTQGQPADKAGMKVGDVIQMIGGASAKDRKKEDVDKILVGQPKAQITLSVERKVSMDETKILPFVIALEEIQETSVPFSGMVTPEIGCIKLKIFNENAGRDVKAAFDSLKLANPNMKGIILDLRSNPGGLLNEAVNIVNVFYGRNELVVNTKGKVAEWNNTFRTLNEPSDTKIPLVMITNSMSASASEIVSGTMQDYDRGVVIGQKTYGKGLVQTTRNLSYNTMLKVTIAKYYIPSGRCIQAINYAERNEDGSVKRVPDSLKVAFKTHNGRLVWDGGGVDPDVMLPKPEQSKVAAFLIEKHYPFQFATQYQMLHPSIEEPGRFKLTENDFNEFVIFLKHKDLSYKTETEEKLEALKNATKDEKYFDAVEVSYESISKKLLADKQNDLITHRDEIMHLLENEIVGRYYYAYGKVKKSYQNDTEVAKAIQLLNTPKEYQEILAGK; encoded by the coding sequence ATGAAAAAGAAACTCCTTACCCTCCTTGCCGGTCTCGGATTGTTCATCAGCTTGATGTCCTTTGCCGATTATTATTTTGACATCTCGAAGAACATGGATATTTTTTCTTCGGTGTTCAAAGACGTGAACAATTATTATGTAGATGACATAGAGCCATCTAAACTGATGCGCACGGGCATTGATGGCATGTTGAAAACGCTTGATCCCTACACCAATTATTATTCCGGTTCGCAGATTGAAAACGCCCGCATTCAACAGGGTGGAAAATTTGGTGGCATGGGCATTGAGATTGAAATGATGAATGGCTATCCGGTCATTACTTCGGTCACGCAAGGACAACCCGCCGACAAAGCGGGCATGAAGGTGGGCGATGTGATTCAGATGATTGGCGGAGCCTCGGCAAAGGATCGCAAGAAGGAAGATGTAGATAAAATTCTGGTAGGGCAGCCAAAGGCGCAAATCACTTTAAGCGTGGAAAGAAAAGTTTCGATGGACGAAACTAAAATCCTTCCCTTTGTGATTGCGCTCGAAGAAATTCAGGAGACCAGCGTTCCTTTCAGCGGCATGGTTACGCCGGAAATAGGCTGCATCAAGCTCAAGATATTCAATGAAAATGCCGGTAGAGATGTGAAGGCTGCCTTCGATAGTTTGAAGTTGGCAAACCCGAATATGAAAGGCATCATCCTCGACCTGCGTAGCAACCCCGGCGGTTTGTTGAACGAGGCGGTGAACATCGTGAACGTGTTCTATGGCAGGAATGAACTGGTGGTGAATACCAAAGGGAAAGTGGCCGAGTGGAACAATACCTTCCGCACGTTGAACGAGCCTTCGGATACAAAGATTCCTTTGGTGATGATTACCAACTCGATGAGCGCATCGGCTTCCGAAATTGTTTCAGGCACCATGCAGGATTATGATCGGGGCGTGGTGATTGGACAGAAAACTTACGGCAAAGGCCTCGTGCAAACCACGCGCAATCTTTCCTACAACACCATGTTGAAAGTGACAATCGCTAAATATTATATCCCCTCCGGTCGTTGTATTCAGGCGATTAATTATGCCGAGCGCAATGAAGACGGAAGCGTGAAGCGCGTGCCCGATTCGCTGAAAGTAGCTTTCAAAACTCACAACGGAAGACTGGTGTGGGATGGCGGTGGCGTTGACCCCGATGTGATGTTGCCCAAGCCGGAACAAAGCAAAGTCGCGGCTTTTCTCATTGAGAAACATTATCCTTTTCAATTCGCTACTCAATACCAAATGTTGCACCCCTCTATCGAAGAACCGGGCCGCTTCAAGCTGACTGAAAATGACTTTAATGAATTTGTAATCTTCTTGAAACACAAAGACCTGTCTTACAAAACTGAAACTGAAGAAAAACTGGAAGCGCTGAAAAACGCTACCAAGGATGAAAAATATTTCGATGCAGTCGAAGTCTCTTATGAATCTATCAGCAAAAAACTACTGGCCGATAAACAAAACGATCTGATCACGCACCGTGATGAAATCATGCACCTGCTTGAAAACGAAATCGTAGGTCGCTATTACTATGCCTACGGCAAGGTCAAAAAAAGTTATCAGAATGACACCGAAGTAGCTAAAGCCATTCAGCTACTGAACACGCCTAAAGAATATCAGGAGATTTTGGCGGGGAAGTAA